A window of Christiangramia forsetii KT0803 contains these coding sequences:
- the parS gene encoding type II RES/Xre toxin-antitoxin system antitoxin: MESQNIQDFLKEPETFYGLENKYDRIVSVLGGSSQVGYIQSDIDLIKITRKGLPVSVVVSISNILGISMEKMSNLLHISHRTIQRKHDDELLSVYSTEQILEIAEVISRGIEVLGTLGTFTKWVHREIRALDNKKPIDYLDTGFGIQMVKDLLGRIEHGVY, from the coding sequence ATGGAATCACAAAATATTCAAGATTTTTTAAAAGAACCTGAAACTTTTTACGGTTTAGAAAATAAATACGATCGTATTGTAAGTGTATTGGGTGGTAGCAGCCAGGTTGGGTATATTCAAAGTGATATAGACCTAATTAAAATAACCCGTAAAGGCCTGCCTGTTTCTGTAGTGGTATCTATAAGCAATATATTGGGTATCTCTATGGAGAAGATGAGCAATCTGCTGCATATAAGCCACCGTACTATTCAGCGCAAGCATGATGATGAGCTGCTTAGCGTTTACAGCACTGAACAAATCCTCGAAATTGCTGAGGTTATTTCCCGTGGGATTGAGGTTCTGGGTACTTTAGGAACCTTTACAAAGTGGGTGCATAGGGAAATTCGAGCCCTTGATAATAAAAAGCCTATAGATTACCTGGATACAGGTTTTGGTATCCAAATGGTCAAAGATTTATTGGGCAGGATAGAACATGGTGTGTATTAA
- a CDS encoding PASTA domain-containing protein yields MGLFRFIFSKTFLIQLVLAVIILVVISFLTMQWLDYSTNQDQRIEVPDLAKMNLNVVEDRLNERNLDFEILDSANFNPDFPRYSVIDQVPAPGKFVKEDRKIYLTLNPSGFRKIEIPNNLIRKTRRQVEPTLRSLGFEIGEISYKPDIAEDAVLELRHKGKLVQPGDEIMKTSIIDLVLGDGSGRYRSDDEDTLDIQNETESEVDEF; encoded by the coding sequence ATGGGATTATTTCGATTTATATTCAGCAAGACTTTTTTAATACAGCTTGTGCTTGCTGTTATTATATTAGTGGTAATATCGTTTTTAACGATGCAGTGGCTTGATTATTCTACCAATCAGGATCAAAGGATTGAAGTTCCTGATCTTGCGAAAATGAACCTGAATGTGGTTGAAGATCGGCTGAATGAGAGGAATCTTGATTTCGAAATATTAGATTCTGCAAATTTCAATCCAGATTTTCCCAGGTATTCTGTAATAGATCAGGTACCGGCGCCAGGTAAATTTGTAAAGGAAGACAGGAAGATTTACTTAACACTGAATCCTTCGGGATTCAGGAAAATTGAAATTCCCAACAATCTTATTCGTAAAACCAGAAGACAGGTAGAACCAACCTTAAGGTCTCTCGGTTTTGAAATTGGAGAGATCAGTTATAAGCCAGACATTGCAGAAGATGCAGTACTGGAATTAAGACATAAGGGAAAACTTGTACAGCCGGGGGACGAAATAATGAAGACTTCTATTATAGATCTTGTTCTGGGGGATGGTAGTGGTAGATATAGAAGTGATGATGAAGATACTCTGGATATCCAGAACGAAACTGAAAGCGAAGTAGATGAATTCTAA
- a CDS encoding D-alanine--D-alanine ligase: MKKKIAIAMGGYSSEYRISINSGNIVYKHLDHDLYEPYRVHILKGEWFVVADDDTPYPINKSNFTVKINDKVIQFDCVFNTIHGTPGENGLLQAYLELIGIPQTSCDYYQSALTFNKRDLISVLRPYGIKAATNYFLNKDQEINTKEIVDKVGLPCFVKANRAGSSFGVTKVKTEDEIISAAKTAFTEDDEAIIESFLDGTEVSVGVITYKGKVLALPVTEIIPDGEFFDYEAKYLGKSQEITPARISEEDTKKVQDIAIMIYKKLKMKGLSRSEFIFHEGEPHFIEMNTNPGISQASILPQQAEKAGISLKDLFGSTIEAALNQK; this comes from the coding sequence ATGAAGAAAAAAATTGCCATTGCAATGGGCGGTTATTCCAGTGAATATCGCATTTCTATAAATAGCGGAAACATTGTTTATAAACATCTTGACCACGACCTTTATGAACCTTATCGCGTTCATATTTTAAAAGGAGAATGGTTTGTAGTGGCAGATGATGATACACCATATCCCATTAACAAGAGTAATTTTACCGTGAAGATAAACGACAAAGTTATTCAATTCGATTGCGTTTTCAATACTATTCACGGTACCCCCGGTGAAAATGGTTTACTCCAGGCTTATCTGGAATTAATCGGAATTCCCCAGACCAGTTGTGATTATTACCAGTCTGCACTTACCTTCAATAAAAGAGATCTCATAAGTGTTTTAAGGCCTTACGGAATCAAAGCAGCGACTAATTATTTTCTAAATAAAGATCAGGAGATCAACACAAAAGAAATTGTTGATAAAGTTGGACTTCCCTGTTTTGTGAAAGCAAATCGTGCCGGAAGCAGTTTTGGCGTGACCAAAGTAAAGACTGAAGACGAGATCATTTCAGCAGCAAAAACTGCCTTTACAGAAGACGATGAAGCGATCATTGAATCTTTCCTTGACGGAACAGAGGTCTCTGTTGGTGTGATCACTTACAAAGGAAAAGTACTGGCCTTACCCGTTACTGAAATTATTCCCGATGGCGAGTTCTTCGATTATGAAGCTAAATATCTTGGTAAATCACAGGAGATTACCCCTGCAAGAATTTCAGAAGAAGACACTAAGAAAGTTCAGGATATTGCGATAATGATCTATAAAAAACTAAAAATGAAAGGACTTTCTCGTTCTGAATTTATATTTCATGAAGGAGAACCGCATTTTATAGAAATGAATACCAATCCTGGAATAAGCCAGGCAAGTATTTTACCGCAACAAGCTGAAAAGGCGGGAATAAGCCTGAAAGATCTATTTGGAAGCACTATTGAGGCAGCCTTAAACCAAAAGTGA
- a CDS encoding RES family NAD+ phosphorylase, producing the protein MNIYRIAKTKYINDLSGEGARLYGGRWNKKGTAVIYFSEHLSLCVLEMLTRLDYEDLSEGFMFLEAEIPSSLLSHLPNPEKVSLFWRNNPPISNTQEYSSNFLLEKNSLGFSIPSAVLPNERNIILNPFHKDFSSFKILQTGTLELDARIYN; encoded by the coding sequence GTGAATATCTATCGCATTGCAAAAACCAAATATATTAATGATTTAAGTGGGGAAGGGGCGCGTTTGTATGGCGGCCGATGGAATAAAAAAGGCACTGCCGTTATCTATTTTTCGGAACATCTTTCCCTTTGTGTTTTGGAGATGCTCACCCGGCTGGATTATGAAGATTTAAGTGAAGGCTTTATGTTTCTTGAAGCCGAGATTCCTTCAAGCTTACTGTCGCATTTGCCAAACCCGGAAAAGGTTTCCCTGTTTTGGCGCAATAATCCGCCTATTTCAAATACGCAAGAATATAGCTCTAATTTTTTATTGGAGAAAAATAGTTTAGGCTTTTCCATCCCTTCGGCTGTATTACCCAATGAACGGAATATTATATTGAATCCATTTCATAAAGATTTTTCCAGTTTTAAAATTCTTCAAACTGGAACCCTGGAACTGGACGCACGCATTTATAATTAG
- a CDS encoding TonB-dependent receptor domain-containing protein produces MTKYIYFFLALTCVNGLVAQEFEGSVLESGTGVPLQNVSVRNLQSDEVVFTDSGGNFSLSVSEYPVDVEFSLLGYLNSTMKIESNLKQGEIYLQQDVDQLSEVIIRSSNISQAVRKTPSSVGIISENDLNRTDNFILVQNFNYVPGVFVSQGALNTNKINIRGIGARAQYSTNRIKAYINGIPLTTAEGELTLDDFDPEYLDRIEIFKGPVSSVFGAGLGGAINLFTSQNRNDQKSVVTDFNYGSFNTRKTRANLNFVNDGLDLSINYNNVQSDGYRRNGDYDRNSLLGSVGLMNKSGNYWSLFLSYTKLKAFIPSSLNEDDFRNDPEKAAFTWNQSAGYESYDKNIIGISYDHRFTENFKNQTSIFYNFRDGYEPRPFNILDENRNSIGARTKFNYKTSVFNSPSEISFGAETMFEFYETGTFENLYEEVEERRSVQGDRLSLNEQNRNYINVFAQMNTEITSKLLVEMGLNFNSTTYDLKDRFIEDGIDQSGDYSFDPIFSPRLGLSYEAFEGKNFYASASHGFSTPTVAETLTPEGQINTDLKTETGLNYEVGFKGNWFNNKLYTEVNLYSIQIRNLLVARRVGPDQFVGVNAGKADHNGIEFTSAYRTNLTSDLQLKLFLNSNFNFFEFDKFVDLGENYSGKTIPGVPEYMISPGTEISFKDLTANINFQAFGEMALDDANSGYTDAYELLNLKLNYNWKLSRRLNFQFNFGINNILDEDYAASIVTNAVGFGGSAPRYYYPGNPRNYFGGVRLKFDF; encoded by the coding sequence TTGACAAAATATATATATTTTTTTCTGGCACTAACCTGTGTAAACGGATTGGTTGCTCAGGAATTTGAAGGTAGCGTTCTGGAAAGTGGGACAGGAGTTCCACTACAGAATGTATCAGTAAGAAATTTGCAGTCAGATGAAGTTGTATTTACCGATTCTGGCGGTAACTTTTCACTTAGTGTGAGCGAATATCCAGTTGATGTGGAATTTTCATTGTTGGGTTACCTGAATTCAACTATGAAAATTGAAAGTAACCTGAAACAAGGGGAGATATACCTTCAGCAGGATGTTGATCAGCTTTCTGAGGTAATTATCAGAAGTTCAAACATTTCACAGGCCGTGAGAAAGACCCCGTCTTCAGTTGGGATTATTTCAGAAAATGATTTAAATCGAACAGATAATTTTATCCTGGTACAAAACTTCAATTATGTACCGGGTGTTTTTGTGAGCCAGGGTGCACTTAATACCAATAAGATTAATATTAGAGGAATTGGAGCCAGAGCCCAGTATAGTACCAACCGCATAAAAGCTTATATCAACGGAATTCCTCTTACTACTGCAGAGGGAGAACTGACGCTGGATGATTTTGACCCGGAATATCTGGATAGAATTGAAATTTTCAAAGGCCCTGTTTCGTCTGTTTTTGGAGCAGGTTTAGGAGGCGCTATCAATCTATTTACCAGTCAAAACCGGAATGACCAGAAATCTGTTGTTACCGATTTTAATTACGGAAGTTTTAATACCAGAAAGACCAGAGCGAACCTTAATTTCGTAAATGATGGTCTGGATTTGTCTATTAATTACAATAATGTACAAAGCGATGGTTATCGCCGTAATGGGGACTATGATAGAAATTCATTGTTGGGCTCGGTAGGTCTGATGAATAAGTCCGGGAACTACTGGTCGTTATTTTTGTCATATACTAAACTGAAGGCTTTTATTCCAAGTTCTTTGAATGAAGATGATTTCAGAAATGATCCTGAAAAAGCGGCATTTACCTGGAACCAGTCAGCCGGATATGAGTCTTATGACAAAAATATTATTGGGATTTCCTATGATCATCGATTTACTGAAAACTTTAAAAATCAAACTTCTATTTTTTATAATTTCAGAGATGGTTATGAGCCGAGGCCTTTCAATATCCTGGATGAGAATAGAAATTCAATAGGCGCGAGGACAAAGTTCAATTACAAAACTTCCGTTTTTAATAGTCCTTCTGAAATCAGTTTTGGAGCAGAAACTATGTTTGAATTCTATGAAACCGGAACTTTTGAAAATCTTTATGAAGAAGTAGAGGAAAGAAGAAGTGTTCAGGGAGATCGGTTAAGTTTAAATGAGCAGAATAGAAACTATATAAATGTATTCGCTCAGATGAATACGGAAATCACTTCAAAGTTATTAGTGGAGATGGGTCTGAATTTTAATTCAACTACCTATGATCTCAAAGATAGGTTCATTGAAGATGGTATAGATCAATCCGGGGATTATAGTTTTGATCCGATATTCTCGCCGCGCTTAGGTCTAAGTTATGAAGCTTTTGAAGGGAAAAACTTTTATGCTTCTGCCAGTCATGGTTTTTCTACTCCTACGGTGGCAGAAACTTTAACGCCGGAAGGGCAGATAAATACAGACCTAAAAACCGAAACCGGCTTAAATTATGAAGTTGGATTTAAAGGAAACTGGTTCAATAATAAACTTTATACAGAGGTTAACCTCTATTCTATACAAATCCGAAACTTGCTGGTGGCGAGAAGAGTGGGGCCAGATCAGTTTGTGGGTGTTAATGCAGGAAAGGCAGACCATAATGGGATTGAATTTACTTCTGCTTACCGTACAAATCTTACATCAGATCTTCAGTTAAAATTATTTCTTAACTCAAATTTCAACTTTTTTGAGTTTGACAAGTTTGTAGATCTTGGGGAGAACTATTCTGGTAAAACTATTCCAGGAGTTCCTGAGTATATGATTTCACCGGGAACCGAGATCAGTTTTAAAGATCTTACTGCCAATATCAATTTTCAGGCATTTGGAGAAATGGCGCTTGATGATGCGAATTCGGGATATACAGATGCTTACGAATTACTTAATTTGAAACTTAACTATAACTGGAAATTAAGCCGGAGATTGAATTTTCAGTTTAATTTCGGCATTAATAATATTCTGGATGAAGATTATGCTGCGAGTATCGTTACAAATGCAGTTGGTTTTGGTGGCTCTGCACCCCGTTATTATTATCCGGGCAATCCAAGAAATTATTTTGGCGGAGTAAGGTTAAAATTTGACTTTTGA
- the yaaA gene encoding peroxide stress protein YaaA, which yields MKIVVSPAKTLDYESKLPTTRGTQPEFLETASKLNRKLSRQSKKELSDLMSISDKLADLNYTRYQEFQEDHNKKNSRPAIYAFNGDVYTGLDSYTIPTDKLDKLQDTLRILSGMYGVLRPLDLIQPYRLEMGSSIGIERKKDLYGVWQKKVTEYLNAEMEDDEFFINLASNEYSKAVDTKKLKGTVISPVFKDFKNGKLKIISFFAKKARGSMARFIIDKDCKTLEDIKGFDYDDYRFSEEYTENENEPVFIR from the coding sequence ATGAAAATCGTTGTTTCCCCTGCAAAAACGCTAGATTACGAATCAAAATTACCAACTACCAGAGGCACTCAGCCTGAATTTCTAGAAACCGCTTCAAAACTGAACAGAAAACTTTCCAGGCAGAGTAAAAAGGAGCTTTCAGATTTAATGAGCATCAGTGATAAACTTGCTGATCTTAACTATACCAGGTATCAGGAATTTCAGGAAGATCATAATAAAAAGAATTCCCGGCCTGCCATCTATGCTTTCAACGGCGATGTTTATACCGGTCTTGACTCCTATACAATTCCAACTGATAAACTAGATAAACTTCAGGATACCTTAAGAATCCTGTCAGGGATGTATGGTGTGCTGAGGCCTTTAGATCTAATCCAGCCTTACCGACTTGAAATGGGCTCTTCTATAGGAATTGAACGTAAAAAGGATCTTTATGGTGTCTGGCAAAAGAAAGTTACTGAGTATCTAAATGCTGAAATGGAAGATGATGAGTTTTTTATAAATCTTGCCAGTAATGAATATTCTAAAGCTGTAGATACTAAAAAATTAAAGGGGACTGTGATCTCTCCCGTTTTTAAAGATTTCAAAAATGGTAAACTAAAGATCATTAGCTTCTTTGCTAAGAAAGCACGTGGTTCTATGGCACGTTTTATTATCGATAAGGATTGCAAAACCCTGGAAGATATAAAAGGATTTGATTATGACGATTATAGATTCAGTGAAGAGTATACTGAAAATGAGAATGAACCGGTATTTATCCGGTAA
- a CDS encoding RluA family pseudouridine synthase → MNSNKDQREEIEDQEEDESLYEHHKFVAEVGQNPLRVDKYLMNFIENATRNKIQKAAKSGNIYVNGDTVKQNYKVKGGDTVQVMFEHPPYEYLLVPEDIPLDIVYEDDTLLVVNKQAGMVVHPGHGNYSGTLINALVHHFDNLPNNSSDRPGLVHRIDKDTSGLLVVAKTEEAMAHLSKQFFDKSSEREYVAIVWGNLAEEEGTIEGNIGRNPRNRLQNIVFEGDDVENGKAAVTHYKVLERLGYVTLVACKLETGRTHQIRVHMKYIGHTLFNDERYGGDRILKGTTFTKYKQFVDNCFKILPRQALHAKTLGFVHPKTEEWMSFNSDIPQDMVDCIEKWRSYAKNQKEFLDN, encoded by the coding sequence ATGAATTCTAATAAAGACCAAAGGGAAGAGATTGAAGATCAGGAAGAGGACGAAAGTCTTTATGAGCATCATAAGTTTGTAGCTGAAGTAGGGCAGAATCCACTAAGAGTGGATAAATACCTGATGAATTTTATAGAAAATGCTACTCGTAATAAAATTCAGAAGGCAGCGAAAAGCGGAAATATCTATGTGAATGGAGACACCGTGAAGCAAAATTATAAGGTAAAAGGAGGGGATACCGTTCAGGTGATGTTCGAGCACCCACCTTATGAATATTTATTGGTTCCGGAGGATATTCCCCTGGATATTGTATATGAAGATGACACCTTGCTGGTAGTTAATAAACAAGCGGGGATGGTGGTGCATCCGGGACATGGGAATTATAGCGGAACTTTGATTAATGCGCTGGTACATCATTTTGATAATTTGCCCAATAATAGCAGTGATCGCCCGGGACTTGTTCATAGGATAGATAAAGATACTAGCGGACTTTTGGTTGTTGCGAAAACTGAAGAAGCCATGGCGCACCTTTCCAAACAGTTTTTCGATAAATCCAGTGAACGTGAATATGTAGCGATCGTTTGGGGTAACCTAGCCGAGGAAGAAGGAACTATTGAAGGGAATATTGGTAGAAACCCCAGAAATAGATTACAGAATATAGTTTTTGAAGGCGATGATGTCGAGAATGGTAAAGCTGCCGTTACACATTATAAAGTACTTGAGAGATTAGGCTATGTTACGCTGGTTGCCTGTAAACTGGAGACCGGAAGAACTCACCAGATAAGGGTTCATATGAAATATATAGGTCATACACTTTTTAATGATGAGCGTTATGGAGGCGACAGGATACTTAAGGGAACTACTTTCACCAAGTATAAACAGTTTGTAGATAATTGCTTTAAAATACTGCCTAGACAGGCGCTACATGCTAAAACTTTGGGCTTTGTACATCCAAAAACCGAAGAATGGATGAGCTTCAACTCTGATATTCCACAGGATATGGTAGATTGTATAGAAAAGTGGCGCAGTTATGCGAAAAATCAGAAAGAGTTTTTAGATAATTAG
- a CDS encoding pyruvate carboxylase, with protein MKIKKVLVANRGEIAIRIFRACTEIGLGTVGIYTFEDRYSLHRYKADESYQIGDDNEPLKPYLNIDAIINVAKNNNVDAIHPGYGFLSENAEFARKCKENNIIFVGPDVEVLKSLGDKVTAKKVAKENNVPIIESNEPALETLDIALSEANRIGFPLMLKAASGGGGRGMRVIRDEEGLKKSFSESKREALNAFGDDTVFIEKFIENPKHIEIQIVADSHGNMVHLFERDCSVQRRYQKVIEFAPSYGLSTEIKEKLYQYALDICKAVDYNNIGTVEFLVDEDGSIYFIEVNPRIQVEHTVTEIITNIDLVKTQLFIAGGYKLSDQQIKIASQDQLKMNGFALQCRITTEDPSNDFQPDYGTITTYRSASGFGIRLDAGSLYQGVTVSPFFDSMLVKVSANSRTLDGACRKMNRALAEFRIRGVKTNIPFLMNILKHSTFREGKVTVNFIKNHSDLFKFQESRNRATKIVKFLGDVTVNGNPDVKELDPTKTFIKPEVPKFDANAGHPEGTKDLLTKLGPDEFSKWLKKEKKIHFTDTTMRDAHQSLLATRMRSFDMLKVAEGFAKNHPEVFSMEVWGGATFDVCMRFLHENPWERLRLLRKAMPNVLLQMLIRGSNGVGYTAYPDNLIEKFVSEAWENGVDVFRIFDSLNWMKSIAPCIEYVRKTGGLAEGSICYTGDILDTSNKKYDLNYYVQLAKDIENAGAHILGIKDMAGLLKPYAAQELVGALKSEINIPIHLHTHDTSSIQAATYLKAIEAGVDVVDVALGGLSGLTSQPNFNSVVEMMKFKDREADFNMEKLNEYSHYWEAVRKYYYPFESGLKAGTADVYKHEIPGGQYSNLKPQAESLGLASRFHEITEMYAKVNNLFGDIVKVTPSSKVVGDMAQYLVSNNLSIEDVMEKGEEVSFPQSVKSFFRGDLGQPVGGFPEKIQKIVLRGEEPYTNRPNAHLEPIDFQKEFEEFTNIFEEDLSRKPEITDFLSYKLYPKVFTDSLNHHKEFGNLINIPTQNFFYGMKPGEEILVEMDKGKTLIIELLSVGQANEDGQVDVFFKVNGQGRTVVIQDKTVKVEKVAHIKAEKDDSKQIGAPLQGSLSTIMVEKGQKVKKNEPLFIIEAMKMETTITANEDGEVVEILHKEGTMLFSEDLVIKMK; from the coding sequence ATGAAAATTAAAAAGGTTCTTGTAGCCAACAGAGGTGAAATCGCCATTAGGATATTTCGAGCATGTACAGAAATTGGTCTTGGTACCGTTGGGATTTACACCTTTGAAGATCGTTACTCATTGCACAGATATAAGGCAGATGAATCCTACCAGATTGGGGATGATAATGAGCCTTTAAAGCCTTATCTAAATATTGATGCAATTATAAATGTTGCCAAAAATAATAATGTTGATGCTATTCATCCCGGTTATGGTTTCCTTTCTGAAAATGCTGAATTTGCCAGAAAATGTAAGGAGAACAACATCATTTTTGTAGGGCCGGATGTTGAGGTGTTAAAAAGCCTGGGAGACAAGGTTACCGCAAAAAAAGTGGCGAAGGAAAATAATGTGCCTATAATCGAAAGTAATGAGCCGGCATTAGAAACGTTGGACATAGCACTTAGTGAGGCAAATCGAATCGGATTTCCTCTAATGCTTAAAGCTGCTTCCGGTGGGGGAGGTAGAGGAATGCGTGTGATTAGGGACGAAGAAGGCTTAAAAAAATCTTTTTCTGAATCTAAAAGAGAAGCCTTGAATGCTTTTGGTGATGACACAGTTTTTATTGAAAAATTCATCGAGAACCCCAAACATATCGAAATTCAAATAGTTGCCGATAGTCACGGGAATATGGTGCATTTGTTTGAAAGGGATTGTTCAGTACAGCGCCGGTATCAAAAAGTGATAGAATTTGCACCTTCCTATGGACTTAGCACTGAAATTAAAGAAAAACTCTATCAATATGCCCTGGATATTTGCAAGGCGGTAGATTATAACAATATTGGAACGGTAGAATTTTTGGTAGATGAAGACGGATCCATTTATTTTATTGAGGTTAATCCGCGTATTCAGGTAGAGCATACCGTTACTGAAATTATTACCAATATAGATTTGGTAAAAACGCAGTTGTTTATAGCCGGCGGATATAAGCTGAGTGATCAGCAAATAAAAATTGCCAGTCAGGATCAGCTGAAAATGAATGGCTTCGCATTACAATGCCGAATTACCACGGAAGATCCTTCCAACGATTTTCAACCAGATTATGGAACCATTACTACCTATCGAAGTGCTTCCGGTTTCGGAATAAGGCTTGATGCTGGTAGTTTGTATCAGGGGGTGACGGTTTCCCCATTTTTCGATTCCATGTTAGTTAAAGTTTCAGCTAATAGTAGAACACTAGATGGTGCCTGCAGAAAAATGAATAGAGCTTTGGCCGAATTTAGAATTAGAGGGGTGAAAACCAATATTCCTTTCTTGATGAATATTCTAAAGCATTCAACGTTTAGAGAAGGAAAAGTCACCGTTAATTTTATAAAAAATCATTCTGATCTTTTCAAATTTCAGGAGAGCAGAAACCGTGCTACCAAAATAGTAAAATTCCTAGGTGATGTTACCGTAAATGGAAATCCAGATGTTAAAGAACTGGATCCTACTAAGACCTTTATCAAACCGGAAGTGCCAAAATTTGATGCTAATGCTGGACATCCGGAAGGAACTAAGGATTTACTGACTAAGCTTGGTCCTGATGAATTTTCGAAATGGTTGAAAAAAGAAAAGAAAATTCATTTTACAGATACCACGATGAGGGATGCCCACCAAAGTTTACTGGCAACCCGTATGCGTAGTTTTGATATGCTAAAAGTAGCTGAGGGTTTTGCCAAAAATCATCCAGAAGTGTTTAGTATGGAAGTTTGGGGAGGTGCTACTTTTGACGTTTGCATGCGATTTTTGCATGAAAACCCGTGGGAGCGTCTTCGTTTATTACGAAAAGCAATGCCCAACGTGTTACTGCAAATGCTGATACGTGGTAGTAATGGTGTTGGATATACCGCTTATCCAGATAATCTTATTGAGAAATTCGTTTCCGAAGCCTGGGAGAATGGGGTGGATGTTTTCCGAATTTTCGATTCTCTAAACTGGATGAAATCTATTGCACCGTGTATAGAATATGTGCGAAAAACAGGAGGCCTTGCAGAAGGTTCTATTTGCTATACCGGTGATATTTTAGATACTTCCAATAAAAAATACGACTTAAACTATTATGTACAGCTTGCTAAAGACATAGAAAATGCCGGTGCTCATATTTTGGGAATCAAAGATATGGCTGGCCTGTTGAAACCTTATGCAGCTCAGGAATTAGTTGGTGCTCTAAAATCTGAAATCAATATACCTATTCATTTACATACGCATGATACTTCTTCCATACAGGCGGCCACATATCTTAAGGCAATAGAAGCTGGCGTAGATGTGGTAGATGTTGCATTGGGAGGTCTTTCCGGACTTACTTCTCAACCTAACTTTAATTCGGTGGTAGAAATGATGAAGTTTAAAGATCGGGAAGCCGACTTTAATATGGAAAAGTTGAATGAATATTCACATTACTGGGAGGCGGTTAGAAAATATTACTATCCGTTTGAAAGCGGATTAAAAGCAGGTACTGCTGATGTTTATAAGCATGAGATTCCTGGCGGGCAATATTCAAATTTGAAGCCACAGGCAGAATCTCTAGGCTTGGCTTCCAGATTCCATGAGATCACCGAAATGTATGCCAAGGTAAATAATTTGTTTGGTGATATTGTTAAAGTAACTCCTAGCTCTAAAGTAGTAGGGGATATGGCGCAATATCTAGTAAGTAATAATCTGAGCATAGAAGATGTCATGGAAAAAGGGGAAGAAGTTTCCTTTCCACAATCTGTAAAAAGCTTTTTTAGAGGAGATTTAGGTCAGCCGGTTGGAGGTTTTCCAGAGAAGATTCAGAAGATTGTATTAAGAGGTGAAGAGCCTTATACTAATAGACCAAATGCACATTTGGAGCCGATAGATTTTCAAAAGGAATTTGAAGAATTCACCAATATTTTTGAGGAAGATTTGAGTAGAAAACCTGAAATCACAGATTTTCTTTCTTATAAATTATACCCGAAGGTCTTTACAGATTCATTAAACCATCATAAGGAATTTGGTAATTTAATCAATATCCCGACTCAAAACTTTTTCTACGGAATGAAGCCAGGAGAGGAAATTCTGGTAGAAATGGATAAGGGGAAGACTTTGATCATAGAATTACTTTCTGTGGGTCAGGCAAATGAAGATGGGCAGGTTGATGTATTTTTTAAAGTGAACGGGCAGGGTAGAACCGTAGTAATTCAGGATAAAACCGTAAAAGTTGAGAAAGTAGCTCATATTAAAGCAGAAAAGGATGATTCTAAGCAAATTGGAGCACCATTGCAGGGTTCACTGTCTACTATAATGGTGGAGAAAGGCCAAAAGGTTAAAAAGAATGAACCCCTGTTTATTATTGAAGCGATGAAAATGGAAACAACTATTACGGCGAATGAAGATGGCGAGGTGGTTGAAATTCTTCATAAGGAAGGCACCATGCTATTTTCTGAAGATCTGGTAATAAAAATGAAGTGA
- the coaD gene encoding pantetheine-phosphate adenylyltransferase, which produces MKKAVFPGSFDPLTLGHTDIIDRALPLFDEIILAIGTNSSKKYMFSLEDRLHFLKETYKNESKVKVETYKGLTVDFCKSQNAGFILRGLRNGQDLEFEKSIGQTNYKMSGIDSIFLLSSSGKAHISSTVVRDVMHHGGNYEFMVPDVVRKK; this is translated from the coding sequence ATGAAAAAAGCAGTTTTCCCGGGATCTTTCGATCCGCTTACACTAGGACATACCGATATTATTGATCGCGCGCTACCCTTGTTTGACGAGATCATTCTGGCAATTGGGACTAATTCCAGCAAGAAATATATGTTTAGCCTGGAGGATCGCCTTCATTTTTTGAAGGAAACCTATAAAAATGAATCCAAAGTTAAAGTGGAAACTTATAAAGGCTTAACGGTTGATTTCTGCAAATCTCAGAATGCAGGTTTTATTTTACGTGGATTAAGAAATGGGCAGGATCTTGAATTTGAAAAATCTATTGGACAAACCAATTACAAAATGTCTGGTATTGATAGTATCTTCCTGCTCTCAAGCTCAGGAAAAGCTCATATTTCTTCTACAGTAGTACGAGATGTTATGCACCATGGTGGCAATTATGAGTTTATGGTACCAGATGTTGTGCGTAAAAAATAG